The following are encoded together in the Phaseolus vulgaris cultivar G19833 chromosome 9, P. vulgaris v2.0, whole genome shotgun sequence genome:
- the LOC137820147 gene encoding transcription elongation factor TFIIS: MEKDLVELYDAAKKAADAVLSGDAEHEESRCIDALEQLKKFPVNYKILVNTQVGKHLKVLTKHPRQTIRAFAVDLIEIWKGIIIKETSKNKNGGIDSKVESANGERSKSGKMQKSPSVKIEKGETVKAERHDRNGTSKSGAESMKKVQNDVKNEKTDRAASVKVEKSAKEVKPVSGAKKISSSSATPPKLTTMIKSNDATRDKIRELLHEALAKVSGEADEDLVAIVNDTDPIRVAVTVESVLFEKWGPSNGAQKVKYRSLMFNLKDSNNPDFRRKVLLGVVEPEQLINMSSAEMASEQRKQENQKITEKALFECERGGQPKATTDQFKCGRCGQRKCTYYQMQTRSADEPMTTYVTCCVCNNRWKFC; this comes from the exons ATGGAGAAGGATCTCGTGGAACTGTATGACGCCGCGAAGAAGGCAGCTGATGCGGTCCTCTCCGGAGACGCCGAGCATGAGGAGAGCCGATGCATTGATGCCCTCGAACAGCTTAAGAAATTTCCCGTTAATTACAAGATTCTTGTTAACACTCAG GTGGGGAAACATCTTAAAGTTCTCACAAAGCACCCAAGGCAGACAATTCGGGCTTTTGCTGTTGACCTAATTGAGATATGGAAAGGAATAATTATCAAGGAAACAAGCAAAAATAAAAACGGGGGTATTGATAGTAAGGTTGAATCAGCTAACGGGGAGAGATCTAAATCTGGGAAAATGCAGAAGAGTCCTTCAGTGAAGATTGAAAAAGGTGAAACTGTTAAGGCTGAGAGACATGATAGGAATGGAACATCAAAGTCAGGCGCAGAAAGTATGAAAAAGGTACAAAATGATGTCAAGAATGAGAAAACTGATCGTGCTGCAAGTGTCAAGGTGGAAAAGTCAGCCAAGGAGGTAAAGCCAGTTTCTGGAGCAAAGAAAATATCGTCCAGTTCTGCAACTCCCCCAAAGCTGACAACTATGATCAAATCTAATGATGCAACGCGAGACAAAATAAGGGAACTTCTCCATGAGGCTTTGGCCAAGGTCTCTGGAGAGGCTGATGAAGATCTTGTAGCGATAGTCAATGATACTGATCCTATTCGAGTTGCTGTGACAGTGGAGTCTGTATTATTTGAAAAATGGGGTCCTTCCAATGGAGCGCAGAAGGTCAAGTACAGGTCCTTAATGTTTAACCTTAAGGATTCAAATAACCCTGATTTTCGGAGAAAAGTTCTGCTTGGTGTTGTTGAGCCTGAGCAACTGATCAACATGAGCTCAGCAGAAATGGCTAGTGAGCAAAGGAAGCAGGAAAATCAGAAAATCACTGAGAAAGCTTTGTTTGAATGTGAGCGTGGAGGTCAACCAAAAGCTACAACCGATCAATTTAAGTGCGGGCGATGCGGTCAAAGAAAGTGCACCTATTACCAAATGCAGACTCGCAGTGCTGATGAACCTATGACAACCTATGTCACCTGTTGTGTCTGCAATAACCGTTGGAAGTTCTGTTAG